From the genome of Rhodothermales bacterium, one region includes:
- a CDS encoding glucose-6-phosphate isomerase: MIRLQTHSAASFLKDGALSALRPRIEAAHRTLIDKNGAGHEFLGWRDLLLNPNDALIEDIAAKAEEIRERADVLVTIGIGGSYLGAMATIQALTPYFNTKAAMASAGASAADDREASPEILFAGHHMSGAYIRQLLAYLEGKSVYLNVISKSGTTLEPALAFRFLRGWMEERFTDADSRIVVTTDPESGALNQLQQQRGYKKYVIPPDVGGRFSVLTPVGLLPIAVAGVDIRSLFYGAVSACKTYSQLTDDNIALEYAGYRYLLSQEGYATEVLATFEPRLSGIGGWWQQLFGESEGKEHKGLFPVSLQYSTDLHSVGQYVQEGQRKLIETFLMAEDDDGDVIVPSMDGNLDKLNYLTGKSYSEINRKAYEGTSKAHTDGGVPNMTLWLSDISPNTIGEAYYFFEHAVAVSGYLLGVNPFDQPGVEAYKKEMFSLLGKP; the protein is encoded by the coding sequence ATGATTCGTCTCCAAACCCATTCGGCGGCTTCTTTTCTTAAAGACGGTGCCCTTTCCGCGCTGCGCCCGCGCATCGAGGCGGCGCACCGCACGCTCATCGACAAAAACGGCGCCGGCCACGAGTTTCTGGGCTGGCGGGATCTCCTCCTCAACCCGAACGACGCCCTGATCGAGGACATCGCCGCCAAGGCCGAAGAAATCCGCGAACGCGCGGACGTGCTCGTCACCATCGGCATCGGCGGCTCGTACCTCGGCGCGATGGCCACCATCCAGGCGCTGACGCCGTATTTCAATACGAAAGCGGCCATGGCGTCCGCCGGCGCCTCCGCGGCGGATGACCGCGAGGCAAGCCCGGAAATCCTGTTCGCCGGCCACCATATGAGCGGCGCCTACATCCGGCAGCTGCTCGCCTACCTCGAAGGCAAGTCGGTCTACCTCAATGTGATTTCCAAGAGCGGCACCACGCTCGAGCCGGCGCTGGCGTTCCGCTTCCTGCGCGGCTGGATGGAAGAACGCTTCACCGACGCCGACAGCCGGATCGTGGTCACCACCGACCCCGAGAGCGGCGCGCTCAACCAGCTCCAGCAGCAGCGCGGCTACAAGAAATACGTCATCCCGCCCGATGTGGGGGGCCGGTTCTCGGTGCTCACGCCGGTCGGACTCCTTCCGATCGCCGTCGCCGGCGTGGACATCCGCTCGCTGTTTTACGGCGCGGTCTCGGCCTGCAAAACGTATTCGCAACTGACCGACGACAACATCGCGCTGGAGTATGCCGGCTACCGCTACCTGCTCTCGCAGGAAGGCTATGCCACCGAAGTCCTCGCCACGTTCGAACCGCGGCTCAGCGGCATCGGCGGATGGTGGCAGCAACTCTTCGGCGAAAGCGAAGGCAAGGAGCACAAAGGCCTCTTCCCGGTCTCGCTCCAGTACTCGACGGACCTCCACTCGGTGGGGCAATACGTCCAGGAAGGTCAGCGCAAGCTCATCGAAACCTTCCTGATGGCGGAAGACGATGACGGAGATGTGATCGTCCCGTCGATGGATGGCAACCTCGACAAGCTGAACTACCTGACGGGCAAGTCCTATTCGGAAATCAACCGCAAGGCCTACGAAGGCACGTCCAAGGCCCATACCGACGGCGGCGTTCCGAACATGACGCTCTGGCTCAGCGACATCTCGCCGAACACGATCGGCGAAGCCTACTACTTCTTCGAACACGCGGTGGCCGTCAGCGGCTACCTGCTCGGCG
- a CDS encoding molybdopterin molybdotransferase MoeA — METLLTVENARSRILETVAAQPIDRVGLQDSLYLTLAEAVRSDDDIPPFANSAMDGYAVRSDDVAGGEAVLEVIDEIPAGSVSALTLRAGTCARIMTGAAVPAGADAIAQVEWTEALPDGRVRILRAPAAGMHVRPAGQDAKRGQRMIEAGELITPPAIGMLATLGYGTVAVRRPPRVAVIATGDELLDPAEPLSPGKIRNSSGYALAAQVVAAGGVPLAPLLARDHPDSIRAVIREALAADVLVFSGGVSVGDYDLVKQQLDEAGMELLFWKVKQRPGKPLAYGLLEGKPVFGLPGNPVSSAMCFEQYVRPALARMLGRNAVLRPRHPAILAAATAKVPGLHFFTRGIATYEADGRLTVRDTGPQASNLYSSVLGANCIIHLPEVWTEAPAGTPVDIEWLTWGAM, encoded by the coding sequence ATGGAAACCCTTCTGACGGTAGAAAATGCGAGATCGAGGATTCTGGAGACGGTCGCCGCGCAGCCGATCGACCGGGTCGGGTTGCAGGATAGCCTGTACCTGACACTCGCCGAAGCCGTGCGCAGCGACGACGACATTCCCCCGTTCGCCAACTCGGCGATGGACGGGTACGCGGTGCGATCGGACGACGTCGCCGGAGGCGAGGCGGTCCTCGAGGTCATCGACGAGATCCCGGCCGGCTCGGTGTCGGCGCTCACGCTCCGCGCCGGCACCTGCGCGCGGATCATGACCGGCGCGGCCGTGCCCGCCGGCGCCGACGCCATCGCCCAGGTCGAATGGACCGAGGCGCTGCCCGACGGGCGCGTTCGCATCCTCCGGGCGCCCGCCGCCGGCATGCACGTGCGCCCCGCCGGACAGGACGCGAAGCGTGGCCAGCGGATGATCGAGGCCGGCGAGTTGATCACGCCGCCGGCGATCGGGATGCTGGCGACGCTCGGGTACGGCACGGTCGCCGTCCGCCGGCCCCCCCGCGTGGCGGTGATCGCCACCGGCGACGAACTCCTGGATCCCGCGGAGCCGCTTTCGCCAGGCAAGATCCGCAATTCGAGCGGATACGCTCTCGCGGCGCAGGTCGTCGCCGCCGGCGGCGTGCCGCTGGCGCCGCTGCTCGCGCGCGACCATCCGGACAGCATCCGCGCCGTGATCCGCGAGGCGCTCGCGGCCGACGTGCTGGTGTTTTCGGGGGGCGTTTCCGTGGGCGACTACGACCTGGTGAAGCAGCAGCTCGACGAGGCCGGCATGGAGTTGCTCTTCTGGAAGGTGAAACAACGGCCCGGCAAACCGCTCGCCTACGGGCTGCTCGAGGGCAAGCCGGTTTTTGGTCTCCCCGGCAACCCCGTTTCGTCGGCGATGTGTTTCGAGCAGTACGTGCGGCCGGCGCTCGCGCGCATGCTCGGGCGTAACGCCGTCCTTCGCCCGCGGCATCCGGCCATCCTCGCGGCGGCCACGGCCAAGGTCCCGGGATTGCATTTTTTTACGCGCGGCATCGCGACGTACGAAGCGGACGGCCGCCTCACGGTGCGCGACACCGGCCCGCAGGCCTCCAACCTGTATTCCTCGGTGCTGGGGGCGAATTGCATCATCCATCTCCCGGAGGTGTGGACGGAAGCCCCGGCCGGCACGCCGGTCGACATCGAATGGCTGACCTGGGGCGCGATGTAG
- a CDS encoding DUF4382 domain-containing protein → MYPHTTRLSVVLAAILLVAAGLTGCDSNDSPEVRMSVLLTDAPLDDVLEANVSIDRVELLDSTGTTTILMDEPVRLDLLKLRDGITTELANLPVLAGAYRQIRFIVGDSAFVLLSDSTMEELKIPSGETTGIKLMDLPTFELDETDDLVTITIDFDAEKSFLKAGNSGKYIFKPVLKPISIEIDGEMIEVPADSTQG, encoded by the coding sequence ATGTATCCCCATACAACGCGCCTCTCGGTAGTTCTCGCCGCGATCCTTCTCGTTGCGGCGGGTCTCACGGGTTGCGACTCGAACGATTCGCCGGAAGTCCGCATGAGCGTTCTACTCACGGACGCCCCACTCGACGACGTACTGGAAGCCAATGTGTCGATCGACCGCGTCGAACTGCTCGACAGCACGGGCACGACGACGATCCTGATGGACGAGCCCGTCCGGCTGGATTTGCTTAAGCTGCGCGACGGCATCACGACGGAGCTGGCCAACCTGCCGGTGCTCGCCGGCGCCTACCGCCAGATCCGGTTCATCGTGGGCGATTCCGCCTTCGTGCTCCTGTCCGACTCGACCATGGAGGAACTGAAGATTCCTTCGGGCGAAACGACCGGCATCAAGCTCATGGACCTGCCGACGTTCGAACTCGACGAGACGGACGATCTGGTGACGATCACGATCGACTTCGACGCCGAAAAGTCGTTTTTGAAAGCCGGCAATTCCGGGAAGTATATCTTCAAGCCGGTCCTGAAGCCGATCTCGATCGAGATCGACGGCGAGATGATCGAGGTGCCGGCCGATAGCACCCAGGGCTGA
- a CDS encoding Dabb family protein, translating into MKLIAAFLLVLTATVLTTAMLPTQKGPVRHVVIFKYKAGATDAQIAEITNAFRALKDKIPGITQFEHGINNSPEGLNQGFTHVYQLTFKDTAARDAYLPHPDHAAFGKLLGASGIFEGAFVVDYEVTE; encoded by the coding sequence ATGAAACTGATCGCTGCATTCCTTCTCGTCCTCACCGCTACCGTCCTTACCACCGCCATGCTCCCGACGCAAAAAGGTCCTGTCCGACACGTCGTCATCTTCAAGTACAAAGCCGGCGCAACCGACGCGCAGATCGCCGAGATCACCAACGCGTTCCGGGCGCTGAAGGACAAGATCCCCGGCATCACCCAGTTCGAGCACGGCATCAACAACAGCCCCGAAGGCCTGAATCAGGGGTTCACGCACGTCTACCAGCTGACCTTCAAGGACACCGCGGCGCGCGACGCCTACCTGCCGCACCCCGATCATGCCGCGTTCGGCAAGCTGCTGGGCGCCTCCGGTATTTTCGAAGGTGCCTTTGTAGTTGATTACGAAGTCACCGAATAA
- a CDS encoding cytochrome D1 domain-containing protein: MKRLASWLLTGALFVSPAAAQTYYVYANAESEDEVALIRFDGEQAEVVKTIPVGAWPTEIEGPHGITVDPDGKHWYLTMAHGVPFGKLYKFETGTDRVVGEVELGLYPATMQLSPATGLLYVVNFNLHGDHVPSTVSVVEPETMTEIAQVETGIMPHGSRISPDGMHQYSVAMMSDELFEMDALSLEISRRLNVNPSATILEHHGTAGMDHTMNHEAPPAAPPEMAHEGGHNPDHHGGMTEYKPAKPTWAMPHPSKPIVYVANNGIDMIAEVDLDTWSISRTFKTEKAPYNIDITPDGTKLVVTHKGAASVGIIDTATGEYLAVVPSTRKITHGVAVSPDGKYAFATAEGIGGEPGAVDVIDLTRLEKVATVDIGKQAGGIAFWKMTP; the protein is encoded by the coding sequence ATGAAACGACTGGCATCGTGGCTGCTCACCGGCGCGCTCTTCGTGTCGCCGGCTGCGGCGCAAACGTATTATGTCTACGCCAACGCCGAGTCGGAGGACGAGGTCGCGCTGATCCGCTTCGACGGCGAGCAGGCCGAGGTGGTAAAAACCATCCCGGTCGGCGCGTGGCCCACGGAAATCGAAGGGCCGCATGGGATTACGGTGGACCCCGACGGGAAGCACTGGTATCTCACGATGGCGCACGGCGTCCCATTCGGGAAGCTGTACAAGTTCGAGACGGGAACGGACCGCGTCGTCGGAGAAGTCGAACTGGGGCTCTACCCGGCCACCATGCAGCTTTCTCCGGCAACCGGACTCCTTTACGTCGTCAACTTCAACCTCCACGGCGATCATGTGCCCAGCACCGTCTCCGTCGTCGAACCCGAAACGATGACCGAGATCGCCCAGGTCGAAACCGGCATCATGCCCCACGGCTCGCGGATCTCTCCGGACGGCATGCACCAGTATTCGGTGGCGATGATGTCGGACGAGCTGTTCGAGATGGATGCGCTCTCGCTCGAAATCTCGCGCCGGCTCAACGTGAATCCCTCCGCCACGATCCTGGAGCACCACGGGACGGCCGGCATGGACCACACCATGAATCACGAAGCGCCCCCGGCGGCACCGCCGGAGATGGCGCACGAGGGCGGCCACAACCCCGATCATCACGGCGGGATGACCGAATACAAGCCGGCAAAACCCACCTGGGCCATGCCCCATCCCTCGAAACCGATCGTCTACGTGGCCAACAACGGCATCGACATGATCGCCGAAGTCGACCTCGATACCTGGTCGATCTCACGGACCTTCAAAACCGAAAAAGCGCCCTATAACATCGACATCACCCCCGACGGGACGAAACTGGTCGTGACCCACAAAGGGGCCGCTTCGGTCGGCATCATCGACACGGCCACCGGCGAGTACCTCGCCGTAGTGCCCAGCACCCGCAAGATCACCCATGGCGTCGCCGTGAGCCCCGACGGGAAGTATGCCTTTGCGACGGCGGAGGGCATCGGCGGCGAACCGGGCGCGGTCGACGTCATCGATCTGACGCGCCTCGAGAAGGTGGCGACGGTCGACATCGGCAAGCAGGCCGGCGGCATTGCATTCTGGAAGATGACACCCTGA
- a CDS encoding NUDIX hydrolase — translation MLFFYCARADDLPHIARHGIAGPVNLLSSLDEAVATCGERIVVIDAYALTKRAEGFPNQGAMESNFIPAAAIRNLEPYLPPKPVLAAGGFVVRPTGGEPELIMIYRRGLWDIPKGKMDPGETIAQCAVREVREEVGILDLEVVQELGATYHGYPRSEKYSVKTTYWYQMTTQQETFVPQAEEGIERVAWMPWGEAIEKVGFESFRRHLMRVRPMLRI, via the coding sequence ATGCTATTCTTTTATTGCGCACGCGCCGACGATCTTCCGCACATCGCGCGTCACGGTATCGCCGGCCCCGTGAACCTGCTCTCCAGCCTGGACGAAGCGGTCGCGACGTGCGGAGAGCGCATCGTGGTGATCGATGCCTATGCATTGACGAAGCGCGCCGAGGGCTTTCCGAACCAGGGCGCCATGGAGTCGAATTTTATCCCCGCCGCGGCGATCCGCAATCTGGAGCCGTACCTGCCCCCGAAGCCCGTGCTGGCCGCCGGCGGTTTTGTGGTCCGCCCGACGGGCGGCGAGCCCGAGCTGATCATGATCTATCGCCGGGGGTTGTGGGATATCCCGAAAGGGAAGATGGACCCCGGAGAAACGATCGCCCAGTGCGCCGTGCGGGAGGTGCGGGAAGAAGTGGGCATTCTCGATCTCGAGGTGGTGCAGGAATTGGGCGCCACGTACCACGGCTATCCGCGGAGCGAGAAATACAGCGTCAAGACGACGTACTGGTATCAGATGACGACGCAGCAGGAGACCTTTGTCCCCCAGGCCGAGGAAGGCATCGAGCGGGTCGCCTGGATGCCCTGGGGCGAGGCGATCGAGAAGGTGGGGTTCGAGTCGTTTCGCCGGCACCTGATGCGGGTGCGCCCCATGCTCCGCATCTGA
- a CDS encoding ABC transporter transmembrane domain-containing protein: MKQGYASPPEPKRPPKKLFEALGRIFSLSRPYRGKLITALVLTLVSAGVWLLLPLGMRTMVDAVFEQADRTLLNRMTLGLMLLFVVQSGIGFAGFYLLEWTGERLVTDLRKRLYAHLLMLDLRFFSNQRTGDLTSRLTNDVGTIRTAVTSSFVDAVRQSMMLLGSAVLMVVLDWQMSLFIFLTVPPVMLLARYFGAKIRALARDVQDRLADSTAVAEESLSAVRVVKAFAREPYEEERYNGSVDVLFKTAIRKVVITNVFWSAVGLLFMLALIGLFWYGGVSVLNGRLTSGGLVAFVFYAFNIARTVGGMSQLYTTFNNAAGASERLFELLDTQPETTDAPGAQPLPAVRGEVRFEGVDFSYQDGHPVLSGIDRLIRPGEKVALVGPSGAGKTTLLNLIPRFYDPDAGRILVDGHDLRDVTLASLREQIAVVSQDVHLFNASVRENIRYGRLDAGMADIEAAARAANAQEFIDRLPEGYDTVVGERGTKLSGGQKQRIAIARAILRDARILLLDEATSSLDSTSEALVQEALDHLMKDRTTLIIAHRLSTVQDADRILVLDQGLIVQEGTHESLFAVGGMYRELAARQFRETVGVPE; encoded by the coding sequence ATGAAACAAGGCTATGCGTCGCCGCCCGAACCCAAGCGTCCTCCCAAGAAGCTGTTCGAGGCGCTGGGCCGGATATTCAGCCTGAGCCGACCCTACCGGGGCAAGCTGATTACGGCGCTCGTCCTGACGCTGGTATCCGCCGGCGTGTGGCTGCTGCTTCCGCTCGGGATGCGCACGATGGTGGACGCCGTATTCGAGCAGGCGGACCGCACGTTGCTGAACCGCATGACGCTGGGGCTCATGCTGCTGTTCGTGGTGCAGTCCGGCATCGGGTTCGCCGGCTTTTACCTGCTTGAATGGACGGGCGAGCGGCTGGTAACCGATCTGCGCAAGCGCCTGTACGCGCATCTGCTGATGCTCGACCTGCGCTTCTTTTCGAACCAGCGCACGGGCGACCTCACGTCGCGACTGACCAACGACGTAGGCACGATCCGCACGGCGGTGACGTCTTCGTTTGTCGACGCCGTCCGGCAGAGCATGATGCTTCTCGGGTCGGCGGTGCTGATGGTGGTGCTGGACTGGCAGATGAGCCTTTTCATCTTCCTGACGGTGCCACCCGTGATGCTGCTGGCGCGGTATTTCGGGGCGAAGATCCGCGCTCTCGCGCGGGACGTCCAGGATCGGCTGGCGGATTCGACGGCCGTCGCCGAGGAATCGCTTTCGGCGGTGCGGGTGGTGAAGGCGTTTGCACGCGAGCCGTACGAAGAGGAGCGCTACAACGGATCGGTGGACGTGCTCTTCAAGACCGCGATCCGGAAAGTCGTCATCACCAACGTGTTCTGGTCGGCGGTCGGACTGCTTTTCATGCTGGCGCTGATCGGTCTGTTCTGGTACGGCGGCGTATCGGTGTTGAACGGCCGGCTGACCTCCGGGGGGCTCGTCGCCTTCGTCTTTTACGCCTTCAACATCGCGCGGACCGTGGGCGGGATGTCGCAGCTGTATACTACGTTCAACAACGCCGCCGGCGCCTCCGAGCGGCTGTTCGAACTGCTCGACACGCAGCCCGAGACGACGGACGCGCCGGGAGCGCAGCCGTTGCCGGCCGTGCGCGGCGAGGTGCGGTTCGAGGGGGTGGATTTCAGCTATCAGGACGGCCATCCGGTGTTGAGCGGGATCGATCGCCTGATCCGGCCGGGCGAGAAGGTGGCGCTGGTGGGTCCCAGCGGCGCCGGCAAAACGACGCTGCTCAACCTCATCCCGCGGTTCTACGATCCGGACGCCGGCCGCATCCTGGTGGATGGGCACGATCTGCGCGACGTGACGCTGGCCTCGCTTCGCGAACAGATCGCGGTGGTGTCGCAGGACGTGCACCTCTTCAATGCGTCGGTGCGCGAGAACATCCGGTACGGCCGGCTCGATGCCGGCATGGCGGACATCGAGGCCGCGGCGCGCGCCGCCAACGCGCAGGAGTTCATCGACCGGCTCCCCGAGGGATACGACACCGTGGTGGGCGAACGCGGCACCAAGCTCAGCGGCGGTCAGAAACAGCGTATCGCCATCGCGCGGGCCATCCTGCGCGACGCCCGGATCCTGCTGCTCGACGAGGCTACCTCTTCCCTCGATTCGACGTCCGAGGCCCTCGTCCAGGAGGCGCTCGACCATCTCATGAAGGACCGCACGACGCTGATCATCGCACACCGGCTTTCGACCGTGCAGGATGCGGACCGCATCCTCGTGCTCGATCAGGGACTCATCGTGCAGGAAGGAACGCACGAGTCTCTTTTTGCGGTGGGAGGCATGTATCGCGAACTGGCTGCGCGGCAGTTCAGGGAAACGGTCGGTGTGCCAGAATAG
- a CDS encoding GAF domain-containing sensor histidine kinase: MFVAPVEYERLNREELIAEIRRARAYAYRMSLLGQLIEESSLARSETDVFHIAARYVSRILDADRCSVALLDDSGAFFRIVALDGNEGAIPRGGKIPIEGTAIGTALREKRLVTVQDATASDYADQKMLNSLGKAFFTTPLQTGDFVIGTLNAMRKEAFSIHPDDEALIVHIATLLAAHIEDRRLFEQVRESLAVTAKLERQQRVINEMTRDLRSAKTYAAIFQAVGGSIRKLYDCSRLSMALASDDLDVAELYAVENGDESGFRFETVALEGTLLRRCMTERQVFRINNGQRAEDFGGRTLYESGGVPTIVVPMIADTRVIGTINLGRATAESFTEEDELALLHIASFVAVQLDSLQKSRQLVARAGELIEANGDLKMALQERDARASELKEALDRNQEILSITSHDLKNPLGGIIGLSEMIVEDTEDREDLADIHENAKLIHEEAERMLGIITDLLDRHRQGESIELRYEVCDLGRLAFGSVRTNERQAKAKNIKVIYARPDEPAAVRGDRSALMRVIDNLLSNAVKYSPPDTTVRVDLSHSVGENGRWELSIQDEGPGLTEEDHQRVFGKMARLSARPTGGEHSSGLGLYVARELVERMGGQIGVVSVAGKGARFWFSLPVYHGVADVSMPA, encoded by the coding sequence TTGTTTGTAGCACCTGTGGAATACGAGCGACTCAATCGCGAAGAGCTTATCGCTGAAATCCGCCGGGCGCGTGCCTACGCCTACCGGATGAGCCTGCTCGGTCAGCTGATCGAGGAGTCCAGCCTCGCGCGCTCCGAAACCGACGTCTTTCATATCGCGGCCCGCTACGTCTCGCGGATTCTGGATGCCGACCGATGCAGCGTTGCGCTGCTGGATGATTCCGGGGCATTCTTCCGTATCGTGGCGCTGGATGGCAACGAGGGCGCGATTCCACGCGGTGGAAAAATTCCCATCGAAGGTACCGCCATCGGTACGGCCTTGCGCGAGAAACGGCTGGTCACCGTTCAGGATGCTACCGCGAGCGACTATGCCGACCAGAAAATGCTTAACTCGCTCGGGAAGGCGTTTTTTACGACCCCGCTGCAAACGGGCGACTTCGTCATCGGTACCCTGAACGCGATGCGCAAGGAAGCGTTCAGCATTCATCCGGACGACGAGGCGTTGATCGTGCACATCGCAACGCTTCTCGCCGCGCATATCGAGGACCGCCGGCTTTTCGAACAGGTTCGCGAGTCGTTGGCTGTCACGGCGAAGCTCGAGCGGCAGCAGCGCGTGATCAACGAGATGACCCGCGACCTGAGGTCGGCCAAAACGTATGCCGCCATCTTCCAGGCGGTCGGCGGGAGCATCAGGAAGCTGTACGACTGTTCTCGCCTCAGCATGGCACTGGCCTCGGACGACCTCGATGTCGCCGAGCTTTATGCCGTCGAAAACGGGGACGAGAGCGGGTTTCGCTTTGAAACCGTCGCGTTGGAAGGCACATTGCTGCGCCGGTGCATGACCGAGCGCCAGGTCTTCCGCATCAACAACGGTCAGCGGGCGGAAGATTTCGGCGGGCGCACGCTGTACGAGTCCGGGGGCGTCCCCACGATCGTGGTGCCGATGATCGCGGATACCCGCGTGATCGGCACGATCAATCTGGGGCGGGCGACCGCGGAGTCGTTTACCGAGGAAGACGAACTGGCGCTGCTTCACATCGCGTCGTTCGTCGCCGTCCAGCTGGACAGCCTGCAGAAGAGCCGGCAGCTGGTGGCCCGCGCCGGCGAGCTGATCGAAGCGAATGGCGACCTCAAGATGGCGCTCCAGGAGCGCGATGCCCGCGCCAGCGAACTGAAGGAGGCGCTCGACCGCAATCAGGAGATCCTGAGCATCACCTCGCACGACTTGAAAAACCCGCTCGGCGGCATCATCGGTCTGTCCGAAATGATCGTCGAGGATACCGAGGATCGGGAGGATCTGGCGGACATCCACGAAAACGCCAAGCTGATCCACGAGGAAGCCGAACGGATGCTGGGGATCATCACGGATCTGCTGGATCGGCATCGTCAGGGCGAATCGATCGAGTTGCGCTACGAGGTCTGCGACCTCGGCCGGCTCGCGTTCGGATCCGTGCGGACGAACGAGCGCCAGGCCAAGGCGAAGAATATCAAGGTGATCTACGCGCGGCCGGACGAGCCGGCGGCCGTCCGGGGGGACCGTTCGGCCCTGATGCGTGTCATCGACAACCTGTTGTCGAACGCGGTCAAGTACAGTCCGCCTGACACGACCGTGCGTGTCGATTTATCGCATTCAGTGGGAGAGAACGGCCGGTGGGAGTTGTCGATTCAGGATGAGGGGCCGGGATTGACGGAAGAGGACCACCAGCGCGTTTTCGGCAAGATGGCGCGTCTTTCGGCCCGGCCGACGGGCGGCGAGCACTCGAGCGGACTCGGGCTGTACGTCGCGCGGGAGCTCGTGGAGCGGATGGGAGGCCAGATCGGCGTGGTCAGCGTCGCCGGCAAGGGCGCGCGCTTCTGGTTCTCGTTGCCGGTGTACCACGGCGTCGCCGATGTCTCGATGCCGGCGTAA
- a CDS encoding sigma-70 family RNA polymerase sigma factor codes for MPESPENVTRLLNEWQAGKAGAADALFQQVYQELRRMARGYIARERQDHTLTPTGLVNQACLRMLDDEHVDAQNRAHFFAIVATKMRHYLVDYARRRNAVKRNRGAEHERFDDDLYQLTPERVDEILALDEALERLAREEPLQSQIVEMRYFGGYTQEEIAEMLGISLKKVRNEWYMAREWLKEVLLSE; via the coding sequence ATGCCTGAATCGCCCGAAAACGTCACCCGGCTCCTCAACGAGTGGCAGGCCGGCAAGGCCGGCGCCGCCGACGCGCTGTTCCAGCAGGTTTATCAGGAACTCCGACGCATGGCGCGGGGCTATATCGCCCGCGAACGGCAGGATCACACCCTGACCCCGACAGGGCTCGTCAACCAGGCCTGCCTTCGCATGCTCGACGACGAACACGTCGACGCCCAGAACCGCGCGCATTTCTTCGCGATCGTGGCCACGAAGATGCGGCACTATCTGGTGGATTATGCCCGCCGGCGCAACGCCGTGAAGCGCAATCGCGGCGCCGAGCATGAACGGTTCGACGACGACCTCTACCAGCTGACTCCGGAGCGCGTCGACGAAATCCTGGCGCTCGACGAGGCCCTCGAGCGGCTCGCCCGGGAAGAACCCCTGCAAAGCCAGATCGTCGAGATGCGCTACTTCGGGGGATACACCCAGGAGGAAATCGCCGAGATGCTGGGCATCTCGCTCAAGAAGGTGCGAAACGAGTGGTACATGGCCCGCGAATGGCTCAAGGAAGTGCTGCTCTCGGAATGA